The Arachis hypogaea cultivar Tifrunner chromosome 14, arahy.Tifrunner.gnm2.J5K5, whole genome shotgun sequence genome has a segment encoding these proteins:
- the LOC140178316 gene encoding uncharacterized protein isoform X1, with protein MPQLPSPTTIPHIQVTIFSILATWKVKKSNKAIECTDITEFGSDDTDLVDELPDHSCLVEDEIPRVGMQFEKLKLVQDFYASYAKKVSFISKIHNTNFDKMIKELINQSIHCNWKGFCGSRVKAPTRKNTVAAVGCKARIYTKFDREK; from the exons ATGCCCCAGCTTCCTTCACCGACGACAATACCACACATTCAAGTGACAATCTTCTCAATTCTTGCGACGTGGAAGGTGAAAAAGTCTAACAAG GCCATAGAATGTACAGATATTACTGAGTTTGGAAGTGATGACACGGATCTTGTTGATGAG TTACCGGATCATAGTTGCCTTGTCGAAGATGAAATACCAAGAGTTGGGATGCAATTTGAGAAATTGAAGCTGGTCCAGGATTTTTATGCGAGCTACGCAAAGAAAGTCAGTTTCATAAGTAAGATACATAACACAAACTTTGACAAAATGATAAAGGAACTGATTAACCAATCTATTCATTGTAATTGGAAGGGTTTCTGTGGGTCTCGTGTCAAAGCACCCACACGGAAGAATACGGTTGCTGCCGTGGGGTGCAAAGCAAGAATATATACAAAGTTTGACAGGGAGAAGTAA
- the LOC140178316 gene encoding uncharacterized protein isoform X2: MPQLPSPTTIPHIQVTIFSILATWKVKKSNKAIECTDITEFGSDDTDLVDELPDHSCLVEDEIPRVGMQFEKLKLVQDFYASYAKKVSFIRFLWVSCQSTHTEEYGCCRGVQSKNIYKV, translated from the exons ATGCCCCAGCTTCCTTCACCGACGACAATACCACACATTCAAGTGACAATCTTCTCAATTCTTGCGACGTGGAAGGTGAAAAAGTCTAACAAG GCCATAGAATGTACAGATATTACTGAGTTTGGAAGTGATGACACGGATCTTGTTGATGAG TTACCGGATCATAGTTGCCTTGTCGAAGATGAAATACCAAGAGTTGGGATGCAATTTGAGAAATTGAAGCTGGTCCAGGATTTTTATGCGAGCTACGCAAAGAAAGTCAGTTTCATAA GGTTTCTGTGGGTCTCGTGTCAAAGCACCCACACGGAAGAATACGGTTGCTGCCGTGGGGTGCAAAGCAAGAATATATACAAAGTTTGA